The Flavobacterium jumunjinense genome includes a region encoding these proteins:
- a CDS encoding HlyD family secretion protein: MPTNDNIPSTNTETSAAINIELRSEQVQEILTKIPHWMIRWGNLLILIIVLLVLLFSYFIKYPDVNSTQITITTLVPPEKLTARTSGRIETILIEDNQVIEKGTPLAVIENSANYKDVFLLKSILDTINLSRTPFPFEKLQYTQFGDVESQFAIFQKEYSAEELQKQLKPYQVETIAQGFEARQISERLSLLESQKSINLTELELQKNDLNRYETLYKNGVIADQEFEKQKMSYLQSQKNYKNLLSSISQLKSSLNELNRSSKTTKINSTKDAINLERNVIQAFFQLKKAVKDWELNFVLRTAMRGKVSFMQLWAENQTVSAGDQVFSVVPIDNEVYVGKVKAVAQNSGKLKAGQSVNIRLANFPDTEFGIIKGIVKNISATPDKDGNLLIDVSLPNGLDTSYDKKIIFQQEMIGSADIITEDLRLIERFFYQFKSMFSRKSKTEKAK, encoded by the coding sequence ATGCCAACAAACGATAATATTCCGTCTACAAATACAGAAACTTCAGCGGCCATCAATATAGAGCTAAGAAGTGAGCAAGTTCAAGAAATACTAACTAAAATTCCGCATTGGATGATTCGATGGGGAAATTTATTGATACTCATAATAGTATTATTAGTATTGCTTTTTTCCTATTTTATTAAGTATCCAGATGTCAACTCAACGCAAATAACCATAACGACTCTTGTTCCCCCAGAAAAATTAACAGCTAGGACTTCTGGTAGAATAGAAACTATTTTAATTGAAGATAATCAGGTTATTGAAAAAGGTACGCCTCTTGCGGTTATAGAAAATTCTGCAAATTATAAAGATGTATTCTTATTGAAAAGTATTTTAGATACAATTAATTTAAGTAGAACACCTTTTCCGTTTGAAAAGTTGCAGTATACACAATTTGGCGATGTAGAAAGTCAATTTGCGATTTTTCAAAAAGAATATAGTGCAGAAGAATTGCAAAAACAATTAAAACCCTATCAAGTAGAAACTATTGCACAAGGTTTTGAAGCAAGACAAATCAGTGAGCGTTTGTCTTTGTTAGAATCGCAAAAGAGTATAAACTTGACAGAGTTAGAGCTTCAAAAGAATGATTTGAATAGATATGAAACTTTATATAAAAATGGAGTAATTGCAGATCAAGAATTTGAGAAGCAAAAAATGTCTTATTTACAATCTCAGAAGAATTATAAAAACTTATTAAGTTCAATATCACAATTAAAATCTTCATTAAATGAGCTTAACAGAAGTAGTAAAACAACAAAAATTAATTCCACAAAAGATGCAATTAATTTAGAACGTAATGTTATTCAAGCTTTTTTTCAATTGAAAAAAGCGGTAAAAGATTGGGAGTTAAATTTTGTTCTAAGAACTGCAATGCGAGGAAAGGTGTCTTTTATGCAGTTGTGGGCGGAAAATCAAACGGTGAGCGCAGGTGACCAAGTTTTTTCGGTAGTTCCAATCGATAATGAAGTCTATGTAGGAAAAGTGAAAGCAGTAGCTCAAAACTCTGGAAAGTTAAAAGCGGGTCAAAGTGTAAATATTCGATTAGCAAATTTCCCAGATACAGAATTTGGAATTATTAAAGGGATAGTGAAAAATATTTCGGCAACACCAGATAAAGATGGTAATCTGTTAATTGATGTTAGTTTACCAAACGGATTAGATACTTCTTACGACAAGAAAATTATATTCCAACAAGAAATGATTGGTTCGGCAGATATAATAACAGAAGATTTACGTTTGATTGAACGTTTCTTTTATCAGTTTAAAAGTATGTTCAGTAGAAAATCTAAGACAGAGAAAGCGAAGTAA
- the purH gene encoding bifunctional phosphoribosylaminoimidazolecarboxamide formyltransferase/IMP cyclohydrolase: MNSSKSIQSALISVFDKTGLEPIVKALHKNNVTIYSTGGTESFIKDLGIPVVAVEDVTSYPSILGGRVKTLHPKVFGGILNRQDNPTDVAQMEEFEIPQIDLVIVDLYPFEKTVASGAVEADIIEKIDIGGISLIRAAAKNFKDTVIVASVDEYATFLKYYTEGNGATTIEERKLLATKAFHTSSHYDTAIFNYFNTEDTYLKMSIDNAQVLRYGENPHQKGLFFGDFDKMFTKLNGKELSYNNLLDVDAAVNLMSEFKHDQPTFAILKHNNACGIATRNTMKEAYVDALAGDPTSAFGGVLIANGNIDLATAEEIHNLFCEVVIAPSYDKEAIDLLEEKKNRIVLVINEIALPEKQVRTCLNGILVQDKNNITDTKQQLKNVTTTEPTEEEIDDLIFASKICKHTKSNTIVLAKNKQLCASGTGQTSRVDALRQAIEKATSFEFDLTGAVMASDAFFPFPDCVEIANKAGVTAVIQPGGSIKDELSINYCNENNVSMVFTGTRHFKH, from the coding sequence ATGAACTCATCAAAAAGCATTCAATCTGCATTAATTTCGGTATTTGATAAAACAGGATTAGAACCTATTGTTAAAGCTCTTCACAAAAATAATGTTACTATTTATTCTACAGGAGGAACAGAATCTTTTATAAAAGATTTGGGTATTCCCGTAGTAGCAGTAGAAGATGTAACGTCTTACCCTTCTATCTTAGGCGGGCGTGTAAAAACACTTCACCCTAAAGTATTTGGTGGAATTTTAAACAGACAAGACAATCCAACAGATGTTGCTCAAATGGAAGAATTTGAAATTCCACAAATTGATTTGGTTATTGTTGATTTATATCCTTTTGAAAAAACAGTTGCAAGTGGTGCTGTCGAAGCTGATATTATTGAAAAAATTGATATTGGTGGCATTTCTTTAATTAGAGCAGCTGCAAAAAACTTCAAAGACACTGTTATTGTGGCTTCTGTTGATGAGTATGCCACTTTTTTAAAGTATTACACAGAAGGAAATGGAGCTACAACAATTGAAGAAAGAAAATTATTAGCTACAAAAGCCTTTCATACTTCTTCTCACTATGATACTGCTATTTTTAACTACTTTAACACAGAGGATACTTATTTAAAAATGAGCATTGATAACGCTCAAGTATTACGTTATGGAGAAAATCCACATCAAAAAGGATTATTTTTTGGAGATTTCGACAAAATGTTCACTAAATTAAACGGAAAAGAGTTATCTTACAATAATTTACTAGACGTTGACGCTGCTGTTAATTTAATGAGTGAATTTAAACATGACCAACCTACGTTTGCAATATTAAAACACAATAATGCATGCGGAATTGCAACTAGAAACACAATGAAAGAAGCTTATGTTGATGCTTTAGCAGGCGACCCAACATCTGCATTCGGTGGCGTTTTAATTGCAAATGGAAATATTGACCTTGCTACAGCAGAAGAAATTCACAATTTATTTTGTGAAGTTGTAATTGCTCCGTCTTATGACAAAGAAGCTATTGACCTATTAGAAGAGAAAAAAAACAGAATTGTATTAGTAATAAACGAAATTGCTTTACCAGAGAAACAAGTAAGAACTTGTTTGAATGGCATTTTAGTTCAAGATAAAAATAACATCACTGATACTAAACAGCAACTAAAAAACGTTACTACTACCGAACCAACAGAAGAAGAGATCGACGATTTAATTTTTGCCTCTAAAATATGCAAACACACAAAGTCGAATACAATTGTCTTAGCAAAAAACAAACAACTTTGTGCGTCTGGAACAGGACAAACATCAAGAGTTGATGCTTTGAGACAAGCTATTGAAAAAGCGACCTCTTTCGAATTTGATTTAACAGGAGCTGTTATGGCTAGCGATGCATTCTTCCCTTTCCCTGATTGCGTGGAGATTGCAAACAAAGCAGGAGTTACTGCTGTTATTCAACCTGGAGGCTCAATAAAAGACGAATTAAGTATTAATTATTGTAATGAAAACAATGTGTCCATGGTATTTACAGGAACACGTCATTTTAAACATTAA
- the rodA gene encoding rod shape-determining protein RodA: MKNQSIGISIDWFTVFLYFALVIMGWMTIYSASLPLEETSLFDTSQIYGRQMLFIFFSIPLIFVLLFIDAKIFERFSFVFYGLGIALLLGLFAFGTTIKGQTNWYKIGGFGFQPSEFVKTGTALLLAKYLSFSQINLKNTQHQLIGFAIIFLPVFLIMLQPDAGSAMIFLSLIFVLNREGLPSWYLASGFAAIVLFFVALKIEPKYIALVILGIMTIHFFKNRRISRNPILYIVLFLIISGYIFSTNYVYNNILEPHQKDRIDVLLGDNVDVKDEGYNLNQAMIAIGSGGLTGKGYLEGTQTKGGFVPEQHTDYIYTTVGEEWGFVGSVIVIVFFVALFLRILVLAEKQKTKFSRVYGYCVATYLFTHFFVNIAMLIRLFPTIGVPLPFFSYGGSSLWAFTIMLFIFIKLDANKVNEW; encoded by the coding sequence ATGAAAAATCAAAGCATTGGAATTAGCATAGATTGGTTTACCGTATTTCTATATTTTGCACTTGTAATTATGGGCTGGATGACTATTTATTCTGCTTCATTGCCCCTTGAAGAGACTTCATTATTTGATACTAGTCAAATATATGGTCGTCAAATGCTTTTTATATTTTTTAGTATTCCTTTAATTTTTGTTTTACTATTTATTGACGCAAAGATTTTCGAACGCTTTTCATTTGTTTTTTATGGGCTAGGTATTGCACTTCTTTTAGGTTTATTTGCCTTTGGGACAACAATTAAAGGCCAGACAAATTGGTACAAAATAGGTGGCTTTGGTTTTCAACCTTCTGAGTTTGTCAAAACCGGAACAGCTTTACTTTTGGCAAAATACTTGAGTTTTTCTCAAATTAATTTAAAGAACACCCAGCATCAACTAATTGGTTTTGCAATTATATTTTTACCTGTATTTCTAATCATGCTGCAACCCGATGCAGGAAGTGCTATGATATTCCTATCATTGATATTTGTTCTAAACAGAGAAGGACTACCGAGTTGGTATTTGGCTTCTGGCTTTGCTGCAATTGTACTTTTCTTTGTGGCTCTAAAAATTGAACCTAAATATATTGCTCTCGTTATTCTAGGAATAATGACAATACACTTCTTTAAAAACAGAAGAATTAGTAGAAACCCAATTTTATATATCGTATTATTTCTAATTATTTCTGGTTACATATTTTCCACTAATTATGTATATAACAACATACTAGAACCTCATCAAAAGGACAGAATTGATGTATTGCTTGGCGACAATGTAGACGTAAAAGATGAAGGATACAATCTTAATCAAGCCATGATTGCTATTGGATCTGGTGGGCTTACAGGAAAAGGATATTTAGAAGGCACACAAACAAAAGGAGGCTTTGTTCCTGAACAACATACCGATTATATTTACACTACCGTTGGTGAAGAATGGGGCTTTGTTGGATCGGTTATCGTTATTGTTTTCTTTGTTGCATTGTTCTTACGAATTCTTGTACTTGCTGAAAAACAAAAAACGAAGTTTAGCCGTGTTTATGGTTATTGCGTTGCCACTTATCTTTTTACACATTTCTTTGTAAACATAGCCATGCTTATTCGACTTTTTCCAACAATTGGGGTACCATTACCTTTCTTTTCATATGGTGGCTCTAGCTTATGGGCTTTTACTATTATGCTTTTTATTTTTATTAAATTAGATGCTAATAAAGTGAATGAGTGGTAA
- a CDS encoding rod shape-determining protein MreD, which yields MNTTVLNIIRFILLLFSQVLLFNRFDSFGYIDPLPYILFILLYPVNGNKNLLLISSFLLGLLLDMFCNSGGIHALASLVLAFIRPSMFRFSFGLSYEYQTVKIADKISTERITFILLSIFIHHLLLFTFELFSIELVFDIIKRTLITTLYTFVFCLLIIYLIKPSKR from the coding sequence TTGAATACTACAGTTTTAAATATAATACGTTTTATACTACTACTTTTTTCACAAGTACTACTATTCAATCGTTTCGATTCTTTCGGATATATAGACCCTTTGCCTTATATTCTATTTATTCTTTTATACCCTGTTAATGGAAACAAAAACTTACTCCTTATTAGTAGTTTTCTTTTAGGTCTTTTATTAGATATGTTTTGCAATTCTGGTGGAATTCACGCTTTAGCCTCTTTAGTACTTGCATTTATCAGGCCTAGCATGTTTCGTTTTTCATTCGGATTAAGTTACGAATATCAAACTGTTAAAATCGCTGATAAAATATCTACAGAAAGAATAACCTTTATACTGCTTTCTATTTTTATTCACCATTTATTGCTATTTACTTTTGAATTATTTAGTATCGAATTAGTTTTTGATATTATAAAGCGAACATTAATAACAACACTGTACACATTTGTTTTTTGTTTACTAATTATTTATTTAATAAAGCCAAGTAAGCGATGA
- a CDS encoding rod shape-determining protein, which produces MGFFDFMTEDIAIDLGTANTLIIHNDKVVIDSPSIVARDRITGKIIAVGKEANMMQGKTHENIKTIRPLKDGVIADFDASEKMISMLIKSIPALKKKLFTPALRMVICIPSGITEVEMRAVKESAERVNGKEVYLIHEPMAAAIGIGVDIMQPKGNMIVDIGGGTTEIAVIALGGIVCDKSVKIAGDVFTNDIIYYMRTQHNLFVGETTAEKIKIQIGAATEDLDSPPEEMSVQGRDLLTGKPKQVDVSYREIAKALDKSIQRIEDAVMETLSQTPPELAADIYNTGIYLAGGGSMLRGLDKRISMKTDLPVYIAEDPLRAVVRGTGIALKNLNKYKSILIK; this is translated from the coding sequence ATGGGATTTTTTGATTTCATGACCGAGGACATCGCAATTGACCTTGGAACCGCAAATACCTTAATCATTCACAACGATAAAGTTGTCATAGATAGTCCATCTATTGTAGCAAGAGACCGAATAACTGGAAAAATTATTGCAGTTGGTAAAGAAGCCAATATGATGCAAGGGAAAACGCATGAAAACATCAAAACCATACGTCCTTTGAAAGATGGTGTAATTGCTGATTTCGATGCGTCTGAAAAAATGATAAGCATGCTTATTAAAAGTATTCCTGCACTAAAGAAAAAACTTTTCACGCCTGCATTAAGAATGGTAATTTGTATTCCATCTGGAATTACAGAAGTGGAAATGCGTGCCGTTAAGGAATCTGCAGAAAGGGTAAATGGTAAAGAAGTATATCTAATTCACGAACCGATGGCTGCAGCAATTGGTATTGGTGTAGATATTATGCAACCGAAAGGAAACATGATTGTTGATATAGGTGGTGGTACTACCGAAATTGCAGTAATTGCATTGGGAGGTATTGTTTGCGATAAATCTGTTAAAATTGCGGGTGATGTTTTCACCAATGATATCATATACTACATGAGAACCCAACACAATTTATTTGTTGGAGAAACGACTGCTGAAAAAATTAAAATTCAGATTGGTGCAGCTACTGAAGATTTAGATAGTCCACCTGAAGAAATGTCTGTTCAAGGTCGTGACTTATTAACAGGAAAGCCTAAACAGGTAGATGTATCCTATAGAGAAATTGCAAAAGCATTAGACAAATCTATACAAAGGATTGAGGATGCTGTAATGGAAACACTTTCACAAACACCTCCAGAATTAGCAGCCGATATTTATAATACTGGAATTTATTTAGCAGGTGGTGGTTCGATGCTTAGAGGATTAGACAAACGAATATCAATGAAAACAGACTTACCTGTTTATATTGCGGAAGATCCGTTAAGGGCAGTAGTTCGAGGAACAGGAATAGCATTAAAAAACTTAAACAAATACAAAAGCATCCTTATAAAATAA
- a CDS encoding ABC transporter permease gives MLLYFRLLKESLSFALSALRNNKLRTLLSLLGVTVGIFSIIAVLAAVDSMDKKIKEDLSDMDLNTVYLMRFSFGPSDVPRWKREQFPDVTYEEYEHLRRTLNGVDKMSFNLFTRNESIKYEGKTVNSIRVKPSTGEFIDIEPIKIETGRYFNESESNSGSAVIVIGSEVATGLFGETNPIGKKIRLYGQKFAVIGVLKKQGESTFGDSNDVAVFFPVNFLRRMYGDNNKTLTPAILIKPEKGVDIEEFKAELIQKMRLFRSIKSGDINNFFINVLSGFTDFIDNIVGQMNFVGWLISGFSLLVGGFGIANIMFVSVKERTNLIGIQKALGAKNKFILFQFLFEAVILAIIGGLFGMLLVWLCAVGLSAALDFEFVLSTQNMMLGTGLSALIGLISGIVPAISASKLDPVEAIRTGM, from the coding sequence ATGTTGTTATATTTTAGATTACTTAAAGAAAGTTTGAGTTTTGCATTGAGTGCTTTGCGAAACAATAAACTACGCACGCTATTGTCATTGTTAGGGGTTACGGTAGGGATTTTTTCTATCATAGCGGTACTGGCAGCGGTAGATTCGATGGATAAAAAAATAAAGGAAGATTTAAGTGATATGGATCTAAATACCGTTTACTTAATGCGTTTTTCATTTGGTCCATCCGATGTGCCTAGATGGAAAAGAGAACAGTTTCCTGATGTAACGTATGAAGAATATGAACATTTAAGACGTACGTTAAATGGTGTTGATAAAATGTCTTTTAATCTTTTTACAAGAAATGAAAGTATAAAATACGAAGGTAAAACAGTAAATTCCATACGCGTGAAGCCTTCAACGGGAGAGTTTATAGATATTGAGCCAATAAAAATAGAAACAGGTAGGTATTTTAATGAGTCTGAATCCAATTCTGGTTCTGCAGTAATAGTAATCGGAAGTGAAGTAGCTACTGGACTTTTTGGAGAGACTAATCCTATTGGAAAAAAAATAAGACTATATGGACAAAAATTTGCTGTTATTGGTGTGTTGAAAAAGCAAGGGGAATCTACTTTTGGAGATAGTAATGACGTAGCTGTTTTTTTTCCAGTTAATTTTTTGAGACGAATGTATGGCGATAACAATAAAACGCTTACACCAGCTATATTGATTAAACCAGAAAAAGGTGTCGATATTGAAGAGTTTAAAGCAGAGTTAATACAAAAAATGAGACTCTTTAGAAGTATAAAATCTGGAGATATTAACAATTTTTTTATTAATGTGCTTTCTGGTTTTACCGATTTTATCGATAATATTGTTGGTCAAATGAATTTTGTAGGCTGGCTAATTAGTGGTTTTTCATTATTAGTTGGTGGTTTTGGTATTGCAAATATTATGTTTGTTTCTGTAAAAGAAAGAACCAATTTAATAGGTATTCAAAAAGCGCTTGGCGCAAAAAATAAATTCATTCTTTTTCAGTTTCTTTTTGAAGCGGTCATTCTTGCGATCATTGGTGGTCTATTTGGAATGCTGCTTGTCTGGCTCTGTGCAGTTGGTTTAAGTGCAGCTCTAGATTTTGAATTTGTTTTGAGTACACAAAATATGATGTTAGGAACAGGTTTGTCTGCCCTCATTGGTTTAATTTCAGGAATTGTTCCAGCGATTTCTGCATCAAAATTAGATCCTGTGGAGGCAATTAGAACTGGAATGTAG
- the mrdA gene encoding penicillin-binding protein 2 translates to MRKLVLPIIIIITSIILIARIFYLQVIDETLKLKSENNAIKKVFDFPERGYIYDRNGKLLVANQPSYDIMVIPREIKNIDTLELCNLLKIKKEYFIKKIKKAIVYSPRLPSVFMSQLNKREYASFQEKERKFEGFYAQKRALRDYQIQEGANVFGFITQVNEAIINQNPYYNSGDLIGKQGVEQEYEEVLRGVKGIKYLLRDKHNKIIGPYKEGKFDTLSKQGNDLTLTLDYELQKYGTDLMINKRGGIVALEPKTGEILALVSAPTYDPALLVGRQRSKNYTNLYRDSIANPLFDRGLLAQYPPGSPFKIITGLIGLQEEVITEETGFSCNHGFSYGGGRFMKCHDAGYSRFNNGIYLSCNTYFCSVYRNTIDKFKNSSKGVDVWANHVKSFGLGDYMGTDLPTGKKGNIPTSKTYERIYPNGGWKGSTIISNGIGQGEVLTTPLQLANMMAVVANKGYFYTPHIVKKIKGKTLDKKFTTKHISTIDTKYFDPMIQGLADVYRIGTAKSLQVKDLEICGKTGTAENKIRVGGKTYQLKDHSIFVAFAPKENPTIAIAVFVENGYWGNRYAGPIATLMVEKYINGEITRKDLEKRMFTESLESEYKKIENIIYQRFPQQQKAKDSLTTNIARKEEEVN, encoded by the coding sequence ATGAGAAAGTTAGTTTTACCAATCATAATTATAATTACATCAATTATATTAATTGCTCGCATTTTTTATTTACAAGTAATCGATGAAACTTTAAAATTGAAATCTGAAAACAACGCAATAAAAAAAGTTTTCGATTTCCCTGAAAGAGGTTATATCTATGACAGAAATGGCAAATTATTAGTTGCAAACCAACCGTCCTATGATATCATGGTTATTCCTAGAGAGATAAAAAACATTGACACACTAGAACTTTGCAACCTGCTTAAAATTAAAAAAGAATATTTTATAAAGAAAATAAAAAAAGCAATTGTTTATAGTCCAAGACTTCCGTCTGTTTTCATGTCGCAATTAAACAAAAGAGAATATGCTTCTTTTCAAGAAAAAGAGCGAAAGTTTGAAGGTTTTTATGCCCAAAAACGTGCTTTAAGAGATTATCAAATACAAGAAGGAGCAAATGTCTTTGGATTCATTACACAAGTTAACGAAGCGATAATTAACCAAAATCCATACTATAATAGTGGGGACTTAATTGGAAAACAAGGTGTTGAACAAGAATACGAAGAAGTATTAAGAGGCGTTAAAGGAATAAAATACCTACTGAGAGACAAACACAATAAAATCATTGGTCCTTACAAGGAAGGAAAATTCGATACACTATCTAAACAAGGAAACGACCTAACATTGACTTTAGATTACGAACTCCAAAAATATGGAACAGATCTAATGATTAATAAACGAGGTGGAATTGTAGCTTTAGAACCAAAAACAGGAGAAATTTTAGCATTGGTTTCTGCTCCAACTTATGACCCTGCTCTTTTGGTAGGAAGGCAACGTTCAAAAAACTATACAAATCTATATAGAGATTCTATTGCCAATCCTCTTTTCGACAGAGGTCTTTTAGCACAATATCCTCCAGGTTCTCCTTTTAAAATAATAACGGGATTAATTGGTTTGCAAGAAGAGGTGATTACTGAAGAAACCGGTTTTTCTTGCAACCATGGTTTTTCCTATGGAGGTGGTCGTTTCATGAAATGTCATGATGCTGGTTACTCTAGATTTAACAACGGAATCTATCTTTCATGCAACACTTACTTTTGTAGTGTTTACAGAAATACTATTGATAAATTTAAAAACTCTTCCAAAGGTGTAGATGTTTGGGCCAACCACGTAAAAAGTTTTGGCTTAGGAGATTACATGGGCACTGACTTACCAACTGGAAAAAAAGGAAATATTCCAACATCTAAAACCTATGAACGAATTTATCCGAATGGCGGATGGAAAGGATCAACAATAATTTCTAACGGAATTGGTCAAGGTGAAGTTCTAACAACTCCACTTCAATTAGCAAATATGATGGCCGTTGTTGCAAACAAAGGTTATTTTTACACACCGCACATTGTAAAAAAAATCAAAGGAAAAACTTTAGATAAAAAATTCACAACAAAGCATATATCTACAATAGATACTAAATACTTTGACCCTATGATACAAGGTCTAGCAGATGTATATAGAATTGGCACAGCTAAATCATTACAAGTAAAAGACTTGGAAATTTGTGGAAAAACAGGTACTGCTGAAAATAAAATAAGAGTTGGAGGAAAAACATATCAATTAAAGGATCATTCCATATTTGTTGCTTTTGCTCCAAAGGAAAACCCAACTATTGCAATCGCTGTTTTTGTTGAAAACGGATATTGGGGAAATAGATATGCGGGTCCAATTGCTACATTGATGGTTGAAAAATACATTAATGGTGAGATTACAAGAAAAGATCTTGAAAAAAGAATGTTTACTGAATCATTAGAGAGTGAATATAAAAAAATAGAAAACATTATTTATCAACGTTTTCCACAGCAGCAAAAAGCAAAAGATTCATTAACAACTAATATAGCTCGAAAAGAGGAGGAAGTCAATTAA
- the mreC gene encoding rod shape-determining protein MreC has protein sequence MQHIIYLFIKNSHRLLFLLLLGISFVLIIKSHSYHRSKYINSANSITGSFYEKVNSAEEYLSLKEKNAILAEENARLKQLLFNKKDTLLNFKNISYNDAEFFSVTKAKVIKNTFNTRQNYLTINAGTKNNVKENMGVINERGIVGVVEHTSNKYATIISILNINQKINAKIKNSDHFGTLTWDGTNAGYVQLVDVPRLASIKKGDSIVTGSESVFFPENIPIGKIDKVFIDKKTNYYTINVRLFNDMTALGYVYIIENKNKEEQESLDKETTITK, from the coding sequence ATGCAGCATATAATATATTTATTCATAAAAAACAGCCATCGATTGCTGTTTTTGCTGCTTTTGGGTATTTCATTTGTGTTAATTATAAAATCACATTCCTACCACAGGAGTAAGTATATAAATAGCGCAAATAGCATTACTGGAAGTTTTTATGAAAAGGTTAATTCCGCAGAAGAATATTTAAGTTTAAAAGAAAAAAACGCTATTCTTGCTGAAGAAAATGCAAGACTAAAGCAATTACTTTTTAATAAAAAAGACACACTGCTTAATTTCAAAAACATTTCTTATAATGATGCCGAATTTTTCAGTGTAACTAAAGCTAAAGTAATTAAAAACACCTTTAACACTAGACAAAATTATTTAACCATAAATGCTGGAACCAAAAACAATGTGAAAGAAAATATGGGTGTTATAAATGAGCGTGGAATTGTTGGAGTAGTTGAACACACATCAAACAAATATGCAACCATTATAAGTATACTAAATATAAATCAAAAAATAAACGCAAAAATCAAGAACTCTGATCATTTTGGGACTTTAACATGGGACGGAACAAATGCAGGATATGTTCAACTTGTTGATGTACCACGATTGGCTTCTATAAAAAAAGGAGATTCTATTGTTACTGGATCTGAATCGGTTTTCTTTCCTGAGAATATTCCAATTGGGAAGATTGACAAAGTTTTTATCGATAAAAAAACAAATTATTACACTATTAATGTTAGACTTTTTAATGACATGACGGCATTAGGCTATGTATATATCATTGAAAACAAAAACAAGGAGGAACAAGAAAGTTTAGATAAAGAAACTACAATAACAAAATAA